One stretch of Siphonobacter curvatus DNA includes these proteins:
- a CDS encoding ABC-F family ATP-binding cassette domain-containing protein — MNYLSAEGLSKSTGERWLFRNITFGLSKGDKVALVGRNGTGKTSLMDVLAGLQAAEEGTVSIRKEVRVGYLNQQPNLDENQTVLDTLFLGDTPLLRAIREYERALIDGTDQQLADAAEQMEVQKAWDYESKVKQVLGRLGVAESNFNKEVGQLSGGQRKRVALAKVLLDEPDLLILDEPTNHLDLEAIEWLENYLGTANMTLLLVTHDRYFLDRVCTEILELDEGNIYRYKGNYSYFLERQSERHASESASVDKAQNLLRRELEWMRRQPKARGTKAQYRIDAFYDLQDKANQGRKESNVELNIGMARLGSKIIELEHIKKAFGDLKIVEDFEYVFRRRERVGIVGKNGVGKSTFLDILTGEQQADSGVISVGETVRFGYYTQSEPTFKPGQRVIDVVKDIAEVVTLGSGETITASQFLQHFLFDPKKQYTNVEKLSGGEKRRLQLLQVLIQNPNFLILDEPTNDLDIQTLNVLEDYLLQFAGCLVLVSHDRYFMDRLVEHLFVFEGEGKIRDFPGNYTDYRENLSSAPVVEPTKPKVEAPKPASTPAPVSTKRKLSYKEQRELETLEKEITELEGQRAALTEQMNAGEGDYQQITLWAKEIEEINIQLEEKEFRWMELSE; from the coding sequence CGTAAGGAAGTACGGGTTGGGTATCTGAATCAGCAACCAAATCTGGATGAAAACCAGACGGTACTGGATACCCTGTTTCTGGGGGATACCCCCCTGTTGCGGGCCATTCGGGAATATGAACGGGCTCTGATCGACGGCACGGATCAGCAATTGGCCGACGCTGCTGAGCAGATGGAGGTACAGAAGGCCTGGGATTACGAGTCGAAAGTAAAGCAGGTACTGGGCCGACTCGGTGTGGCTGAATCCAATTTCAACAAAGAAGTTGGGCAGCTTTCGGGGGGCCAGCGGAAGCGGGTGGCTCTGGCTAAAGTACTGCTCGACGAACCGGATCTGCTCATTCTGGATGAGCCCACCAACCACTTAGATCTGGAAGCGATCGAGTGGCTGGAAAATTACTTGGGTACGGCAAATATGACGCTGTTGCTCGTGACGCACGACCGCTATTTTCTAGATCGGGTATGTACGGAAATCCTGGAACTGGACGAGGGAAATATTTACCGCTACAAAGGCAATTATTCCTATTTCCTGGAACGCCAGTCGGAACGCCATGCTTCGGAATCCGCGAGTGTGGATAAAGCTCAAAACCTGCTCCGCCGCGAACTGGAGTGGATGCGGCGACAACCCAAAGCCCGGGGTACGAAAGCCCAGTACCGCATTGATGCCTTTTACGATTTACAGGATAAGGCGAATCAGGGGCGGAAGGAATCAAACGTGGAGTTGAACATTGGCATGGCCCGGTTGGGTAGCAAGATTATCGAGCTGGAACATATCAAAAAGGCTTTTGGCGATCTGAAAATCGTCGAGGACTTTGAATACGTCTTTCGCCGTCGCGAGCGGGTAGGGATTGTGGGAAAGAATGGCGTGGGGAAATCTACCTTTCTGGATATTTTAACGGGAGAACAGCAAGCCGACTCGGGTGTGATCAGTGTCGGGGAAACGGTTCGGTTTGGCTATTATACACAGAGTGAACCGACGTTTAAGCCCGGACAACGGGTTATCGACGTGGTGAAAGACATTGCGGAGGTCGTTACGCTGGGTTCCGGTGAAACGATTACGGCTAGTCAGTTTCTGCAACATTTTCTGTTCGATCCGAAGAAACAATACACCAATGTAGAAAAGCTTTCGGGCGGTGAAAAACGTCGCTTGCAACTATTACAGGTCCTGATTCAAAATCCGAACTTTCTGATTCTGGATGAGCCCACGAACGATCTGGATATCCAGACGCTGAACGTACTGGAAGATTATCTGCTCCAGTTCGCGGGCTGCCTGGTATTGGTTTCTCACGACCGGTATTTCATGGATCGTCTGGTGGAGCACTTGTTTGTTTTTGAAGGTGAAGGCAAAATCAGGGACTTCCCCGGTAACTATACCGATTATCGCGAAAACCTGAGCAGTGCACCCGTCGTTGAACCGACGAAACCCAAAGTCGAAGCTCCTAAACCGGCTTCTACGCCAGCTCCGGTTTCCACGAAACGAAAACTGAGTTACAAGGAACAGCGGGAGTTGGAAACGCTTGAAAAGGAAATTACCGAACTGGAAGGACAACGGGCGGCTCTTACCGAACAAATGAACGCCGGCGAAGGCGACTATCAGCAGATTACGCTGTGGGCCAAAGAGATTGAGGAAATCAACATTCAGCTCGAAGAAAAGGAATTTCGCTGGATGGAATTATCGGAGTAA
- a CDS encoding penicillin-binding protein, with protein MAEALNLKRRIFFRSVIVSAGLLVFSIAIAARIVYVQQVEGPEWKSRAENTRYRIIPATRGNIFSDDGSLLVTSVPEYRVGIDLSVTVRHSADSAHFYKNLDSLTIHLSSMLGEPASTLRKRILTARSRLLEVMAYNQAQTDTALWKIEPRYLSISPRPIAYEKKKWFFEQTQWASIRKATPEERAEDKALNRRKFRFKWQPLHRVKLFATGLNFELVPNREKPFRNTASRILGKTDDSLVKDPNGSAVAVMRGSTGIEKSFNRLLVGQEGHGWFENLRGSWRPLNESEEHHPVPGLDLHTTLNINMQDVTEAALLKAVKQYKAKYGVAIVMETRTGEIKAIANLHHVKDSTYVDDQNFAVNFRIAPGSTFKLATMMAVFEETNISPNDLVNTTGGRYLHLHDSNNSGYGVISIHDAFIRSSNVGMAKVLVQHFASKPDKFIDYLEQFHLADKLGFQVEVSRGNELPEFHRTTHRLYSKKTLPTMSIGEEMRLSALQMLSFYNAVANNGYWIQPIIVKTAKRGDLVEKDFTQTQRRDSKPICSEKTLKIVQKMLTDVLEDAHGTARSIRNPNYRIAGKTGTSKKFNGKLKTNNYYSSFIGYFPVEKPQYTILVSLDEPHNPLTGQSAYGGTAAAPVFREIADKVHALDLNMHRTLRGKAQHSNEWQDELASSHPQDLQSIAKSFNVKTSASGWDEVPRGSTQRVPNLKGMSLRDALYVLENRGYKVTYTGRGHVIAQSLEPGTEPEEKRITLELH; from the coding sequence ATGGCTGAAGCATTGAATTTAAAACGCCGGATTTTTTTCCGCAGTGTGATCGTCTCGGCGGGGCTATTGGTGTTTAGTATTGCCATTGCGGCCCGTATCGTTTACGTGCAGCAGGTAGAAGGCCCCGAATGGAAAAGTCGGGCAGAAAATACGCGTTACCGCATCATTCCGGCCACCCGTGGTAACATTTTCTCGGACGATGGAAGTTTACTCGTCACCTCCGTACCCGAGTACCGGGTGGGCATTGATTTGAGCGTAACCGTTCGACATTCCGCCGATTCGGCTCACTTCTATAAAAATCTGGATTCGCTTACCATTCACCTGAGTAGTATGCTCGGTGAACCGGCTTCCACCCTTCGCAAACGCATCCTCACCGCTCGTAGCCGACTGCTGGAAGTGATGGCCTATAACCAGGCCCAGACCGATACGGCCCTGTGGAAGATCGAACCCCGATACCTTTCGATTAGTCCCCGGCCCATCGCGTACGAGAAGAAGAAATGGTTTTTTGAACAAACCCAGTGGGCGAGTATTCGCAAAGCTACGCCCGAAGAACGGGCCGAAGATAAAGCCCTGAACCGACGAAAATTCCGGTTTAAATGGCAGCCCCTGCACCGCGTTAAGCTTTTCGCTACGGGCTTGAACTTTGAGCTGGTACCCAATCGCGAAAAACCCTTCCGAAACACGGCTTCGCGTATTCTGGGAAAAACCGACGACTCCCTGGTAAAAGACCCCAACGGCTCGGCCGTGGCCGTCATGCGAGGATCAACGGGCATCGAAAAGAGCTTTAACCGACTACTGGTGGGTCAGGAAGGACACGGCTGGTTCGAGAACCTTCGCGGCAGCTGGCGACCCCTCAACGAATCCGAAGAGCACCATCCCGTACCCGGCCTGGATTTGCATACCACCCTGAACATCAACATGCAGGATGTTACGGAAGCTGCTTTACTGAAAGCCGTGAAGCAGTACAAAGCCAAGTACGGCGTAGCGATTGTCATGGAAACCCGAACGGGTGAAATCAAGGCCATTGCCAACCTGCACCACGTGAAAGACAGTACGTACGTGGATGATCAGAACTTTGCGGTGAACTTCCGGATTGCTCCGGGTTCGACTTTCAAGCTGGCCACGATGATGGCCGTATTTGAAGAAACCAACATTTCGCCCAACGATCTAGTCAATACAACGGGCGGCCGCTATCTGCACCTGCACGATTCCAACAACTCAGGTTACGGCGTCATTTCCATTCATGATGCGTTTATTCGCTCCTCGAACGTGGGGATGGCGAAAGTACTCGTTCAGCATTTCGCCAGCAAACCGGATAAATTCATCGATTACCTCGAACAGTTTCACCTGGCCGACAAACTGGGCTTTCAGGTAGAAGTGAGCCGTGGTAATGAATTACCCGAATTCCACCGGACTACGCACCGTCTGTACAGCAAGAAAACGCTACCAACCATGTCTATTGGGGAGGAAATGCGGTTGTCGGCCTTGCAGATGCTGTCGTTCTACAATGCTGTGGCTAATAATGGATATTGGATTCAGCCCATCATTGTAAAAACGGCCAAACGCGGCGATCTGGTCGAGAAAGATTTCACGCAGACCCAGCGTCGGGATTCGAAGCCGATTTGTTCGGAGAAGACCCTCAAGATTGTGCAGAAAATGCTCACGGATGTACTCGAAGACGCTCACGGAACGGCTCGTAGCATTCGTAATCCCAACTATCGAATTGCGGGAAAAACGGGTACGTCCAAGAAGTTCAACGGGAAACTGAAAACGAACAACTATTACTCATCGTTCATTGGTTATTTCCCGGTGGAAAAACCGCAGTACACCATTCTGGTATCACTGGATGAGCCGCATAATCCGCTGACGGGACAATCGGCGTACGGCGGCACGGCAGCGGCTCCGGTATTCCGGGAAATTGCGGATAAGGTACACGCTCTGGATTTGAATATGCACCGCACCTTACGCGGCAAAGCCCAGCATAGCAACGAATGGCAGGATGAATTAGCCAGTTCCCATCCCCAGGATTTGCAATCCATTGCCAAGAGTTTCAACGTTAAAACTTCGGCTAGTGGCTGGGATGAAGTACCTCGGGGTAGTACGCAACGGGTACCTAACCTGAAAGGGATGAGCCTGCGAGATGCGTTGTATGTGCTCGAAAACCGAGGCTATAAAGTTACGTACACGGGTCGCGGCCACGTAATTGCCCAATCGCTGGAACCGGGTACGGAACCCGAGGAAAAACGCATTACGCTCGAACTACACTAG
- a CDS encoding FtsL-like putative cell division protein, with product MSSEKSKRSHFLEPIFKLLRVSQWAGPANANQKLLNAGLVVVLMISYVAWVLHGESLIRDTDRTRREISELNAELAFEKSKLMQESRQSRIVQKVTPMGLRDYRNEQPPVKVVLPTKKPVQPE from the coding sequence ATGTCTTCGGAGAAAAGTAAACGCTCGCATTTCTTAGAGCCCATTTTTAAACTGCTCCGGGTGAGTCAGTGGGCGGGCCCGGCCAATGCCAATCAGAAGCTGCTCAACGCAGGTCTGGTCGTGGTATTGATGATTAGTTACGTAGCCTGGGTACTGCACGGCGAATCGCTCATTCGGGATACGGACCGTACGCGTCGGGAAATCAGTGAACTCAACGCCGAACTGGCGTTTGAAAAATCCAAGCTCATGCAGGAATCGCGGCAGTCGCGGATCGTGCAGAAAGTAACGCCCATGGGCCTGCGTGATTATCGCAATGAACAACCGCCCGTCAAAGTCGTTTTACCCACGAAAAAGCCCGTTCAACCCGAATAA
- the rsmH gene encoding 16S rRNA (cytosine(1402)-N(4))-methyltransferase RsmH yields the protein MPSQPTPDYHQPVMLSQCLEGLHLRPEGTYVDVTFGGGGHSRAILQQLGPTGRLYSFDQDPDAKAEARHINDKRFTFIDANFRYLKKFLRVHGVRQVDGILADLGISSHQIDVPERGFSTRFDGPLDMRMNPQAEFSAKEVINDYDEAQLHKIFGLYGEIKNARTLANAVFAARQNQTIETVQDLKSVLQKYAPRGKEFKYFAQVFQAIRIEVNEEMKVLEEFLEQVPEVLAPGGRLVVMSYHSLEDRLVKNFIRAGKFQGEAEKDLYGNELKPLRSVTRKPIEASEEELALNPRARSAKLRIAEPNELQ from the coding sequence ATGCCTTCACAACCTACGCCCGACTACCATCAGCCCGTTATGCTCAGCCAGTGTCTTGAAGGGCTTCACCTGCGGCCGGAAGGCACGTATGTAGATGTGACCTTTGGGGGTGGAGGCCATTCGCGAGCCATTTTACAGCAGCTGGGGCCTACGGGACGGCTCTATAGTTTCGATCAGGATCCCGACGCCAAGGCCGAGGCCCGTCACATCAACGATAAGCGGTTCACGTTCATTGACGCTAATTTCCGATATCTTAAAAAATTCCTCCGCGTACACGGGGTTCGTCAGGTGGACGGCATTCTGGCCGATCTGGGGATTTCCTCCCACCAAATCGACGTACCCGAACGGGGCTTCTCAACCCGCTTCGACGGTCCGCTGGATATGCGAATGAATCCGCAGGCAGAGTTTTCGGCCAAGGAGGTCATCAACGACTACGACGAAGCTCAGCTTCATAAAATATTTGGCTTGTACGGGGAAATCAAAAATGCCCGTACGCTGGCCAACGCGGTTTTCGCGGCCCGTCAGAATCAGACCATCGAAACTGTACAGGATTTAAAATCCGTATTACAGAAGTACGCCCCCCGCGGGAAAGAATTTAAGTATTTCGCCCAGGTTTTCCAGGCCATCCGAATTGAAGTGAACGAAGAAATGAAGGTACTCGAAGAATTCCTCGAACAGGTACCCGAAGTACTCGCTCCTGGTGGACGGCTAGTCGTGATGAGCTATCATTCCCTTGAAGACCGGCTGGTGAAAAACTTCATTCGGGCGGGTAAATTTCAGGGTGAAGCCGAGAAAGACCTCTACGGTAACGAACTCAAGCCGCTCCGCTCCGTTACCCGCAAGCCCATTGAAGCCAGCGAGGAAGAACTAGCTCTGAACCCCCGGGCCCGCAGTGCCAAATTACGCATTGCCGAGCCGAATGAACTGCAATAA
- a CDS encoding peroxiredoxin family protein, with product MKKIFLLGLGLWGTLNGFAQTPVKKGIWRAEIFNKGGALPFGLQIEPAGKANTYSVWAINGKERLKMDESTLQGDSLHIPMDLFDAELVGKVSGNQLTGVYKKKRGKQTLTIPFRAEYGKTYRFATQPQSTQWKIAGKYATTFGESSKAVGIFEQSGSRVAATFLTPTGDYRYLDGDIIGDSLFLSAYDGSHLMLFKAKLEKDKIAGQLFSGPSGQTPFVSVKDETASLPDEKSLTFLKPGFDKVSFSFPEAKTGKPLTLDDPRFKGKVVILQIMGSWCPNCMDETNFIVPWYNKNKKRGVEVIGLSYERSGEFQVAQPKLIRMIDRFKIPYPVVLAGVADQTASASLPMLNKIMGYPTTIYIDKTGKVREIHTGFSGPGTGKYYDQYVEDFNRLMDKLLAE from the coding sequence ATGAAAAAAATCTTCTTACTGGGCTTAGGACTTTGGGGCACGCTAAATGGCTTTGCTCAGACGCCGGTAAAAAAAGGAATTTGGCGGGCTGAAATCTTTAATAAAGGTGGAGCCTTGCCGTTCGGTCTACAAATCGAGCCCGCTGGAAAAGCGAATACGTATTCCGTGTGGGCCATCAACGGCAAAGAGCGTCTGAAAATGGACGAGTCGACCTTGCAGGGCGATTCGCTGCATATTCCGATGGATTTGTTCGATGCCGAACTAGTTGGAAAAGTATCCGGAAATCAGTTGACGGGCGTTTACAAGAAAAAACGCGGTAAGCAAACCCTCACGATTCCGTTCCGGGCCGAGTACGGGAAAACCTACCGCTTTGCGACTCAGCCCCAATCGACGCAGTGGAAAATTGCTGGTAAATACGCCACCACTTTTGGCGAGAGTTCAAAAGCCGTCGGCATCTTCGAACAATCGGGTAGCCGGGTAGCCGCCACGTTTTTAACGCCTACCGGGGATTATCGGTATCTCGACGGCGATATTATCGGCGATAGTCTGTTTTTGTCGGCTTACGACGGTTCGCATCTGATGCTTTTCAAGGCCAAACTGGAAAAAGATAAAATTGCAGGTCAATTATTTAGCGGTCCGAGTGGACAAACGCCTTTCGTATCAGTGAAAGATGAAACGGCGTCCTTACCCGACGAAAAATCGCTGACCTTTCTGAAGCCGGGCTTCGACAAGGTATCTTTTAGCTTCCCCGAAGCAAAAACGGGTAAACCACTGACGCTCGACGATCCACGTTTCAAGGGCAAAGTGGTGATACTGCAGATCATGGGCTCGTGGTGCCCGAATTGCATGGATGAAACGAACTTCATTGTACCCTGGTACAACAAAAATAAAAAACGCGGGGTTGAGGTAATAGGCCTTTCCTACGAACGAAGCGGCGAGTTTCAGGTAGCTCAGCCTAAACTGATTCGTATGATTGACCGCTTTAAAATTCCCTATCCGGTGGTACTGGCCGGGGTAGCGGATCAGACGGCTTCCGCCAGCTTACCGATGCTCAACAAAATCATGGGTTACCCCACAACGATTTATATCGATAAAACGGGCAAAGTTCGGGAAATTCATACTGGCTTCTCGGGTCCGGGTACGGGTAAATATTACGATCAGTATGTCGAAGATTTTAACCGTTTGATGGATAAACTGTTGGCTGAATAG